The window TCCTCTGGCATGGAAGAGGCCGTCTGCGCGATCACCGGGATCGTGGAGGTGCGGTCATCTTCACGCAAAATCTGCCGCGCCCATTTGCCGTCCATTCGGGGCATGCGAATGTCCATGAGGATGACGTCCGGCTTGGCCGTACGGGCCAATTCCAAAGCCTCCATCCCATCCTGCGCGAATAGCATCTCGTGATGCGTGCCATGCAGGTAGCCGGCGATGAGCTCGCGATTGGTCGCATTATCGTCCACCACCAGAATCGTCGCGGGGCGGAGCCGATTGAAGTCAGCCGAACGGTCGCTCGGTGGATCGTTCGTCTGCTGGCTCAGCGGAATGCCAGGCAGGATGAGGGTGAAGGTGCTGCCCTTCCCAGGCTCGCTGACCAGGGAAATTTCTCCATCCATGAGATCCACCAGACGGCGGGTGATGCTCAGCCCCAGCCCTGTCCCCTGCGCACCGCTGCGGCTCTGGGAGCTGATCTGCTCGAACGCGGAGAAAATACGTTCGCGATCCTCTTCGGCAATGCCCACCCCCGTATCACTCACCTTGACCTGAAGGTCGCAACGCTCTCCCAATTTGGGCTCGTTGAGCGTGCTGACGTGAATCTTCACCTTACCCTTGTGGGTAAATTTGACGGCGTTGCTGGCGAGGTTCAGTAGGATCTGCCGCAGACGCAGGGAGTCCACCTCCAGCACTTTGGGCACCTGCCTTTCGATCTTGGTCTCCAGGGCGAGCCCCTTGTCCTCCGCCTGCTTTTTGACCACCATCGCCACGCCTTCCACGATCTCGTGGACATTGGCAGGCTCGGGTCTCAGCGACAGCTTGCCCGCCTCGATCCGGGAGATGTCCAAAATGTCATTGATGAGGTCCAGCAGGGAGCGGCCGCTGGTCTGGATCGCCCGCAGATAACCGCGTGCCCGCTCCTCATGCACGAGTCCATTGAGCAAATCTGCAAACCCGATAATGGCATTCATCGGCGTGCGAATTTCGTGGCTCATGTTCGCCAGGAACCGTGACTTTTGCGCATCTGATTCGATGGCCCGTTCCTTCTCGGCTTCCAGTTCTGCCGTGCGCAGGGCGACTCGGTAACTTCTTTGCAGCATCACAAAACTAACAATGCCGGTGATCACCGCCAGGATGCTGCCACCGATACCGGTCACCGTCATCGTCTGGAGCACATCCTGAAGCTGGTCCTCACGGCCGGAATGCAGCCTCCGCTCCGTCAGGATGCCTTCATCAATTTTCTGCAGCATCACATCATTGACCCCAGCCCCCTGGCTGATGATCTCGCGCAACGGCAGGTCCGCATCACTGGCGGCCGCCGTATCTGCCAGCTTTTTCAAGGCATCAAGCCGCTGACTGACAAGGGTGGTGAGCTCGGCCAGAATCTTCTGCTGGGCTGTGTTATCCAGAGTCATGGACTTCAGATTTTTCAGCAATTTTTCGCATTGCGTCACGGCTCCTTGCAGGGGCTTCAGCAATGCTTCCTGACGAGTCATGGCGTACCCGCGCGTGGATGACTCGGCCTCCGTGATGATGGCCCGCAGCTTGAGGTATTCACCAATGACCAGATCCGTATGAGTGACCAGTTCACTGCCCTCTTCGGCAAGCCTGCCACTGCGAACGACAGTGCCCATCACCAGCAAAAGCAGGAGTGTGGTAAAGATGAGGAACAGGCCGTGCCAGGAACGAAGCATTGAATTTGGGGAGGTGATATCAGCCACCGGATCTACAGTTTCTGCCAGGCTCGGAAGAATCGTCATCCGATACACCTGCCAGCAGACCTCGCGGGCCGCTTATTTTTCGACCGCTTCCTTGACGCTTTCTTTCACGTCTTCGGCGGCATCCTTTACATCCTCCGCGACATCACGAACCTTTTCGTTAGGCCGCCGGTCCAGTGCATCATCCACCTTGTCCTTGATCTTTTCACCAGCGGTCTCCGGCTTACCGCTGATTTCCGGCTTCTTGTCCTTGCAGCTCACCAGGGTCAGGCTGAGCCCCGCCAAGAGGGCTAACATGGCGGCAAAGGCAGTCTGGATCTGTTTTTGAATCGCGTTCATAACTTGAATGGAGATTGAGGGTTATTTGGCAAGGGCCAGCACGCCCGTGAGGATGAGATAGATGGCTACGACGTAGTTCAGCAGGTGCGGAAAAATCAGCACGCAGATGCCTGCGACGATGGAAACGATGGGAGTCAGATGGGGGCTCATGGTGTTGTGGAGAGAATTGAAAATCAGTGGCCGGGCGAGGATTCTTATCGGCCCGACTAGACCTTGGCAGCTTGGCGCTCAATCGTGCTGCCGACGTGTTGCATGTCGCGACCAATACCACGCGTGGTGTTGCAACTGCTCAGGAAAGAGAGGGTGAGGATCAACATGCCAAAAGCAAAAATGAAAAAGCTCGCCTGCTGTGCCGTGTTGTCTTCAGAAGATGTGTGAAGGGGGGCGTCGGGGGAGAGGTCTGGGGTTTTCATGGGAGATCGAATGCTGGAGCTGCACGCTCAGAAAGCGCCTGCTCACCGACCATCCAGTGCAAAGTCTTTGCCAACCGCCAAAAAATCCCATTAACTTATTGACTATAAACGATTTACAAAAAATAACGCGCGCTCATCTTTTGATTAAAATCGGCTTTTTGCACGAATTCAATGCGCTCAAGAATTGCATTATGCAATCAACTAATCAACCCTCGAAGGGTGCATGACGCGGTCAATAAAGAAGAGTTTTTTGAGAACCGGGCCACTGCACACAAAGGGATAAGCATCTGGCTGCCCCATGCTACGGGTCAGTTCGTTGACCAAGGTCGTCAGCGCCACCCAATGGCTGACCCTTTCACAAAAAGCCTGCACATCTGGAGTGATTGACTGCCCTTCACCACATAGCAGCGCAGGATCAATTTTGGGCTGCATGATGTTGCTGCGGCACTCGGCAGAATCTGCCGTCTCCAGGGTATCGCTCATGTGCAGCCAATGCGCCCAGGTTTCGGCCCAGTCTTCCCAGGGGTGGGAGGCCGCATAAGCACTGATGTGATTTTCCTCCCAGCCCAGCGGCGGGCCTTCCGCGTAGTTCCGCTGGAGGGCCGTGGCATAGTCCAAAGTTTCGTCTCCAAACAGATTTCGAAATTCCTCCAGCCATGGACTGCCTGCGATGAGTACATCCCAATAATAATGCCCTGACTCGTGCCTGAAGTGGCCTAACAAAGAACGGTACGGCTCCCGCATTTCCAGGCGGGTCTTTTCCCGCATGTCATCATCCGCCTCCTGCACATTCAGGGTGATGACTCCTGTGTCGTGGCCAGTGAGCACGGAAGGCTGGCCTGGGAGGGACTGCAGAAAATCGAAGACCATCGGCACCGTAGGTTCCAGCATGCTACCAGGACCCCAGAGGCCATGATCCAGCAGGGTGAAAAGCAGCCTGCGTTTGGCGGTTTCCAGCTTGGTCCAGCGCTCGCCGTTGCCTGGCTGGGATAGATCCGGAATGACTCGGGTCGTCACACAGGCTGGGCATAGGCTGGCCGGATCTGCATCGGCAGGGATGAGCCAGTTACAGCCGCAGGCATTGAGATTGGCGCAAAAACGATAGCGCTGCGGCGTCACCTGCCGGGGGGCGCGGCGGAAAAAACCACGCTTCGGGGCAACTTCGGCGAGTGCCTGCTGGTGCACGCCTTCCTCAGCTAGGTCCAGCGCACGCATTTCGCGTGAGGCCGGATCAAAACCAATCGCGCGACCGCAGGCGATACACACGCTGTTGTTAAAAAAGACAGGCTGTCCACAGACGCAAAGATAGGTCCTCATAATGGGGGGAATTCAATAACTTAGAAGAAGAATGACGCATGAGCAGGCACAGTGCGTGATCATGATGGTTGCACCTCAGGTTCACCCAGAGGCAAGACGGATACCAGACGTTCACGCGCCTCTTCGGTTGTCGTCACCACCCAGGTTGCGCCAGTATCCGTCCTGATTTCCGCTTTGGAGGCACCCCAACGCGCCAGCAGAATCTTCTGTTCAGGAAAGCGGTGGCGCAGCCGCTTGCAGAGCAGTTGTGCTGTGCTGCTGACCCCCGGAGGCATGGCACTGATGCAGACGATGGCAGGCTTCAGGCTTTCCACCTGCGCAATGACTTCAGAAACCAGTGCCGACTGAGGAATGGACTCCCAACGCCACAGCCCTACCCCCACAGTGCGCGTCAGCCAGTGCAGGGCGATTGAATCGGCCGAAGTGTCAAAGCTACGACAAAGGAGCAGTGGCCCCGTGCCCTCAGAGACGGGAGGCACTTCGTCCAGCACGGTCTCGCAGGCGAGCGTCGTCAACGTTTCCAGAATCCCATCCGACTCCTCTTTGGAAAGGCGTCCTGCGAGCATTTCCCGGCGTGCATGAACGGCCGCAGGCAGCAGTACCTGATCCAGGGTATTACCATGCCCGATTTCCTTGGAGGAGGCGTGAGTCAGTTCCTCCGCCTCTTCCACATCCCCCACCAGCAAACGCTGATACACCAAAAATGAGGGCTGCACCTCAGGCTGGTCGCCCATCAAAATCTCGATGAACTTCAGTTCCGGGATGTACTTCGAAAAGACGACGAGACAAACCGTCAGTGGCGTCGCCAGCAGCAGCCCCACAGGCCCCCAGATCAGCGTCCAAAACACAATGGCAATCAGCAAGGCGAGGTCAGACACTCCGGCGCTCTGGCCATAGAGTAAAGGCTCCAACACCATGTTGGTGAGCAATTCAAGGCCCGCGATCAGCGCGATGACCATCAGCGGTTGGGTCCAGCCATCAAACACGGCCAAGCTCAAAGCGACGGGAAGGATCGCAGCGATCCAGGGGCCGATGTAGGGTACAAAACGAAACAGCGCTGCCAGTGCCCCCCACAGCACAACATAGGGAAGCCCGATGGCCCAAAAACCCGCCGCCAGCAGCAGCCCGTAGGCCCCATTGATCAAACCCTGCATGAGCAAATAACGGCTGACCCGTGAAGCCGCCTCATCCAAGGCCCGCGTCGTCGTCGTCAGCCGACTGTATCCCACCAGATGGATGACCCGGTTTCGCACATCATTCTGCCGCAGCAGCATGAAGATCACAAAAACCACGACCACAGCAGCCGTGCCCAGACTGTCAGCTAAAAAGCCCAGGGCCGACATGGCTGTCTCCTGCAATCGATTCGTGGACCGTTCGATCAGCACCGGGGTTTCCGGAGCTGCACCATTGCGCTTCACATCTTCCGCATCTGAAGCGTTGGAAATCTCCATCGCGAGGCTTTGCAGCTTTTCAAACACGCCGCCTTGCCCGACCTCCCGCACGCTGATAACGCGCTGGTGGATAGTGTGGCGGTATCCGGGCAGTTCCTTCACCAATTGGTGAAGCTCCCCTCCGAGAACCCACAGCAATGCCCCCATCACTGAAAACGAAAGGACCGTCACGGTGATGACGGCCAGGGTGCGGGCAAAGTGCAGGCGGTGATTGAAAAAGGACACCACCGGTTTCAGCAAAAAGGCGAATAGAGCCGCCAATGCTAAGGGGATGAAAAAGTCCCGACCCGCCCACAGCATCGCCACGGTGAGCATCACCGTGGCGAGCCGGATGAGCGGAGCCATCTGAAGTTGCAAGGCTTCCATAGGATAGTTCCGCTGATCCTGAATTAGGGATGACGAAACGTGAACTAACGACGGCTGCTGCTGGCCATCAGGCCAAACAACAAGCCCAGGCCGATGGCCACGCCCAGACATTCGTAGGGACGTTTGTGGACCACCGAGTCCAGCGCCGAAGCCTTGTTGCGAAGCTGACGCTCGATCTCATGGCTGGCTTCACCCGCATAGTCGGCGATGCCGGCAAGGCGTTCTTTGACCTGACCCGTGTAGGTCTGCGAATCCTTGCCAATGCTGTCAAGGATGCCGCGGGCTTCATCAGAGATGGTGCGCAGGCTGTGGTTGATCCGTTCAGTGGTGGTGAGTGGCTTGCGTTTGAAAAGTAGGCTCATAGGAATGTGATGTTAATGGTTAGGCAAGTAGCGTTCACTCAGAGGGGCTTGCGGCCCTGGATCACGCGGAGCAGAATCACCACGATGGCGATCACCAGCAGGATGTGGATGAATCCGCTAAGCGTGTAGCTGGTGACGAGACCCAGCAGCCAGAGGATGAGAAGAACGACGGCGACGGTGTAGAGCATAGAGGTAGTGTATTGAGGTTGAGATACAGGAGATTGACTTCAGGGTCGCTTAGCGGCGCAGATACAGACCGAGAACGACACCGCCGAGGGCGGCATAAGCGAGGGCACGAAGAGGGTTCTGCACAGCGTAATCACGCAGTTGGTTGAGGTTTTGATTGGCATCCTGCACCACTTTCTGGGTGCAGCCGTCAATGCGGGTGCGGGCCTCATCGCGGAGGTTGTTCAGGTCCTGTTTGACCGCAGTTCCCAGATTGCGAAAATCATTGGCGGTATCATGCAGGACTTCGTCGGTGCGAGGTGTGACAGTCATAGTTTTATGGGGATCAGGTTTTGAGAAAAAAACTCGCCCCGAAGATGATCAGAGCGATGACCGCCACCGCCCAGGCCAACACCGATCCGTTACCAACCGCACCCGTGGCAGCCGCAGCCGCTGCGAGAATCGCAACGGCTACAGAGGCAACACGGAGTTGCGAGTAGCGGGGGTTTGGATTGGCGTGGATCATGGGAAGCAGCAGTATGGCTCCTTCTATCGCACACAGAGTGCCACGCTCACCAAGCCGCCAGCAAACCCCTCACCATCAACATTTTAACTCAATCTGCCCTCGCACCTGTGAGCCTTCAAATCACGATTTTCGTGCAAAGGACGCATACCAGCCTTGCGAAATGCACGCGGCAAGATCCCCATAAAAAGAGCCGCCCGAAAAGGCGGCTCTCAAGAGAGTCAGCGATGTTTAGAGACGGCCAAACTCACTCGCCCAGCAGCTCCTTGATCTTGGGATCAATCGCTTCAGCCCACATGTAGTAGCCTTTTTCAGAAAGGTGCAGCAGGTCAGGCATCACCTCGCGGGTGAGGGTCCCATCCGGCTGAAGGAAGGTCTTTCCGATATCCATGAAATGCACCTGTTTACCATCGGCCAGTTTGGCGATGATGGCATTCGTCGCCTCATTCTGCTGGCGCATGGCATCTGTGGGTTTTTCACCGCGTGGGAAGATGCCCAGCAGTAGGATCTTGGCCTCAGGAGCCTTGGTCTGCAGCTTGCCTATAATGGCCTTCACACCTTCCGCCGTTTGCTCGGCAGAGCTGGCGTAGATGGCTCCATTCAGCTCCTTCTGCGCACGACCCACGTGGCCAGTATTATTCGTGCCGATCATGAGCACGATGAGCTTCGGCTTCAGCCCGTCGAAGTTACCGTTG is drawn from Prosthecobacter algae and contains these coding sequences:
- a CDS encoding ATP-binding protein, whose protein sequence is MLRSWHGLFLIFTTLLLLLVMGTVVRSGRLAEEGSELVTHTDLVIGEYLKLRAIITEAESSTRGYAMTRQEALLKPLQGAVTQCEKLLKNLKSMTLDNTAQQKILAELTTLVSQRLDALKKLADTAAASDADLPLREIISQGAGVNDVMLQKIDEGILTERRLHSGREDQLQDVLQTMTVTGIGGSILAVITGIVSFVMLQRSYRVALRTAELEAEKERAIESDAQKSRFLANMSHEIRTPMNAIIGFADLLNGLVHEERARGYLRAIQTSGRSLLDLINDILDISRIEAGKLSLRPEPANVHEIVEGVAMVVKKQAEDKGLALETKIERQVPKVLEVDSLRLRQILLNLASNAVKFTHKGKVKIHVSTLNEPKLGERCDLQVKVSDTGVGIAEEDRERIFSAFEQISSQSRSGAQGTGLGLSITRRLVDLMDGEISLVSEPGKGSTFTLILPGIPLSQQTNDPPSDRSADFNRLRPATILVVDDNATNRELIAGYLHGTHHEMLFAQDGMEALELARTAKPDVILMDIRMPRMDGKWARQILREDDRTSTIPVIAQTASSMPEESARLKEMFDGYLRKPFHQSQLYHELEGVLGHATFRFTTPRPQVPQAEDFPTSILESFDASTTAAWPGLTAQLHIWEEGDVSRFLDTFPMLEIATFGHQLHREAARHDCPPLARYASALFGAAEAFELDQVERLLRDFSAFSRRITGNKKDPS
- a CDS encoding DUF3096 domain-containing protein; protein product: MSPHLTPIVSIVAGICVLIFPHLLNYVVAIYLILTGVLALAK
- a CDS encoding entericidin A/B family lipoprotein; its protein translation is MKTPDLSPDAPLHTSSEDNTAQQASFFIFAFGMLILTLSFLSSCNTTRGIGRDMQHVGSTIERQAAKV
- a CDS encoding zinc-binding metallopeptidase family protein, with the protein product MRTYLCVCGQPVFFNNSVCIACGRAIGFDPASREMRALDLAEEGVHQQALAEVAPKRGFFRRAPRQVTPQRYRFCANLNACGCNWLIPADADPASLCPACVTTRVIPDLSQPGNGERWTKLETAKRRLLFTLLDHGLWGPGSMLEPTVPMVFDFLQSLPGQPSVLTGHDTGVITLNVQEADDDMREKTRLEMREPYRSLLGHFRHESGHYYWDVLIAGSPWLEEFRNLFGDETLDYATALQRNYAEGPPLGWEENHISAYAASHPWEDWAETWAHWLHMSDTLETADSAECRSNIMQPKIDPALLCGEGQSITPDVQAFCERVSHWVALTTLVNELTRSMGQPDAYPFVCSGPVLKKLFFIDRVMHPSRVD
- a CDS encoding AI-2E family transporter, whose amino-acid sequence is MAPLIRLATVMLTVAMLWAGRDFFIPLALAALFAFLLKPVVSFFNHRLHFARTLAVITVTVLSFSVMGALLWVLGGELHQLVKELPGYRHTIHQRVISVREVGQGGVFEKLQSLAMEISNASDAEDVKRNGAAPETPVLIERSTNRLQETAMSALGFLADSLGTAAVVVVFVIFMLLRQNDVRNRVIHLVGYSRLTTTTRALDEAASRVSRYLLMQGLINGAYGLLLAAGFWAIGLPYVVLWGALAALFRFVPYIGPWIAAILPVALSLAVFDGWTQPLMVIALIAGLELLTNMVLEPLLYGQSAGVSDLALLIAIVFWTLIWGPVGLLLATPLTVCLVVFSKYIPELKFIEILMGDQPEVQPSFLVYQRLLVGDVEEAEELTHASSKEIGHGNTLDQVLLPAAVHARREMLAGRLSKEESDGILETLTTLACETVLDEVPPVSEGTGPLLLCRSFDTSADSIALHWLTRTVGVGLWRWESIPQSALVSEVIAQVESLKPAIVCISAMPPGVSSTAQLLCKRLRHRFPEQKILLARWGASKAEIRTDTGATWVVTTTEEARERLVSVLPLGEPEVQPS
- a CDS encoding lmo0937 family membrane protein; amino-acid sequence: MLYTVAVVLLILWLLGLVTSYTLSGFIHILLVIAIVVILLRVIQGRKPL
- a CDS encoding platelet-activating factor acetylhydrolase IB subunit, which codes for MKNILIASALFISGAFAAEPNYAINPVPRDGGWVKRHESFNAISKQGTATLVFLGDSITQGWEGKGKATWEKFYAKRNAANFGIGGDRTEHVLWRLDNGNFDGLKPKLIVLMIGTNNTGHVGRAQKELNGAIYASSAEQTAEGVKAIIGKLQTKAPEAKILLLGIFPRGEKPTDAMRQQNEATNAIIAKLADGKQVHFMDIGKTFLQPDGTLTREVMPDLLHLSEKGYYMWAEAIDPKIKELLGE